TTTGATCACCATACGTACTAATAACCTCTCTTACCGTCGAGAAGGCCTGAGTGCAATACGGGCACTGAAAATCAGAAAATTCGACTATGACTATCTTTGCATCATTTGACCCGGCATATGGATCATCGTTTGTAGCAATATCATGTATAGTAGTATTATCCTCATTTAATATCATATCAATATTTTCTTTAACCAAACCATAAAACCAGACACCAACAACTATCAAAAAAACTAAAAAAATACTAAGCACTACCCATAAAACTCTATGAGATTTCTTTCCTTTTTTTGGTTGTTTTTTACCCTCTTTAGGCGCTTGAACTGGTTGTTTTTTTTGAGTAGCGTCCTCAGTTGGTAAATTCAAATCTAATTCATCTGTCATAGTGTTATTATATATCAAATTTACATAATATTAAAGTGTCTGCATTTGTACTCAAACAAGTAAACAACTATTCTTTTGACACTAAAAAAATCGCTGGTTTTTAACAACCAACGACTTTTTAATAATATAAATTAAGGCACTAACTTCTTGCCTTCGTCATCAAAAACCTCTATTGCTTGAGTTGGGCATGATTTAGCAGCATCAATAATTGTTTGCTCATCATCACCGTCAAGATTCTTTAATATTGCTATGCCTTCATCATCTAGCTCAAATGTATCTGGTGCGATAGCTACACAAGTAGCAGCTGAAATACATTTATCTCTAATAATTTTTACCTTCATATTTTATATTTTTATTAATCTTTATTAAATTAATATTAACATATTTTATTATAAAAATGCAAAGATTATTCAGTAGCAGTATCGATAGTTTCATCAACAAATACTCTGCTTGCTAGCTGTTGGTCAATGAGTAACAAGCCATTGCCATCATTGCCAACCTTCTTAAGATTTTCTGCAATTTCAGAGCTATTAGCTTCTTCTTCGACTTGCTCTTTTATGAACCAATGTAATACTTCTTGAAAGGCATAATCTTTTTCTTCCTTAGCCAATTCATACAGGTCATTAATCATCCCCGTTACTTTTTGTTCATGCTCATATGCTTTCTGAAACACTTCAAGAGGAGATGAAAAATCAGTTTCTGGTTTATCCAATTGCTGTAGCTCGATTATTCCACCTCGATCCAAAATAAACTGATATAATTTTAAAGCATGAGTTAACTCTTCTTGGTATTGAACCTTGAGCCAATTAGCCATTCCTTTAAAATTGTTGGTTTCACAATAAGCAGCCATCGATAGGTATAAAAATGCAGAATATGATTCTGCTGCAATCTGCTTATTAATTGCATCGTTAATTTTTTTATTCATATTATTGAATATTAATTATTATATAATTCGCTAACTTTTTTCCAATTAACTATCTTCCAAAATACTTTAATGTAATCTGGGCGTACATTTTGATATTTTAAATAATAGGCATGCTCCCAAACATCCAAAGCTAATATTGGTGTTCTACCTTCAGATAATGGTGAATCTTGATTAGAAGTTTTCTCTACTATTAATTTATCTCCATCTTTAACAAGCCAAGCCCAGCCAGAACCAAATTGAGTAGTTGCCGCTGTTTCAAATTCTTCCTTAAATTTTTCAAAACTGCCAAAATCTTTTTTAATATGGGACATCAAGTCACCCTCGGGTTTACCCTCTCCGTCAGGACCCATAATCTGCCAAAACAAAGCATGATTAACATGACCGCCACCGTTATTTATTACGGCTACTCTAATATCCTCTGGGATATCCTTAATATTTTTTAAAATATCTTCTGCAGATTTATCGAATAATTCTTCATTCCCTTCTAAAGCATTATTAAACTTGGTTGTATAAGTCATATGATGCTTATCATGATGAATTGTCATTGTTTCTTTGTCTATATATGGTTCCAATGCATCATAAGCATATGGTAAATCTGGTGTTGTAAATTCTTTTTTCATACTTTATGTAAATAATAATTAAGTAATACTATTATAAATTATTGTTAAAATTATAACAAATCGCTCATTTCTTTTTTGTTGGTTTGGTCTTTAATGCCAACCTGGCCGTCTCCAGAGCCAATAAAGCGCATTTTTTTCTGGCTGGAGTAATGGGTGCTTTCATGTCCTTAAGAAAATCTTTGTCTGAATATTTCTTAAATTGAGCCATAGTCATACCTTTGATAGCTTCCGTTAATATGGAACCGCCAGCTCGAGAGACGCTACAACCGGCACCATGAAATTTTACATCCTCAATCTTTCCATTTTTACTTAATTTAAA
This region of Bacteroidota bacterium genomic DNA includes:
- a CDS encoding superoxide dismutase, which produces MKKEFTTPDLPYAYDALEPYIDKETMTIHHDKHHMTYTTKFNNALEGNEELFDKSAEDILKNIKDIPEDIRVAVINNGGGHVNHALFWQIMGPDGEGKPEGDLMSHIKKDFGSFEKFKEEFETAATTQFGSGWAWLVKDGDKLIVEKTSNQDSPLSEGRTPILALDVWEHAYYLKYQNVRPDYIKVFWKIVNWKKVSELYNN
- a CDS encoding ferredoxin, translated to MKVKIIRDKCISAATCVAIAPDTFELDDEGIAILKNLDGDDEQTIIDAAKSCPTQAIEVFDDEGKKLVP
- a CDS encoding iron-sulfur cluster assembly scaffold protein; the protein is MYREIILDHYKNPRNFGQIKNANAQAKKKNFLCGDEMTMDFKLSKNGKIEDVKFHGAGCSVSRAGGSILTEAIKGMTMAQFKKYSDKDFLKDMKAPITPARKKCALLALETARLALKTKPTKKK
- a CDS encoding DsbA family protein; amino-acid sequence: MTDELDLNLPTEDATQKKQPVQAPKEGKKQPKKGKKSHRVLWVVLSIFLVFLIVVGVWFYGLVKENIDMILNEDNTTIHDIATNDDPYAGSNDAKIVIVEFSDFQCPYCTQAFSTVREVISTYGDQIKFIYRDFPNSTIHPQSLKAAEAGECASEQNKFWEMHDKIYINTDLSVTALKQYATEVGMDAGQFNECLDSDRYYEEVQQDFASGIVAGVDGTPTFFINGTKFEGSVSVDNFKSIIDELLVIYNQS
- a CDS encoding ferritin, with protein sequence MNKKINDAINKQIAAESYSAFLYLSMAAYCETNNFKGMANWLKVQYQEELTHALKLYQFILDRGGIIELQQLDKPETDFSSPLEVFQKAYEHEQKVTGMINDLYELAKEEKDYAFQEVLHWFIKEQVEEEANSSEIAENLKKVGNDGNGLLLIDQQLASRVFVDETIDTATE